A stretch of Lactuca sativa cultivar Salinas chromosome 6, Lsat_Salinas_v11, whole genome shotgun sequence DNA encodes these proteins:
- the LOC111897830 gene encoding pentatricopeptide repeat-containing protein At2g22410, mitochondrial, whose translation MARKMLRFLQKCKNTDHLKQTHLQILVNGLKDNDSLLHNLITVSSDLISVDYAFNVLQTSNSPDVIAYNTMIKCFIGRENNSTAFNALRAYKQMRSRAFLVPPNSFTFTFLLKTIEGLDVGRMIHGEVLKMGLDASSVFVGNTLLNFYAKCGNDGVDLASKVFDEMPEKDTVSWNTMIAMYMDCQEVESAIKLFESMPKRSIVTWNSVITGLAKNGKMESARSVFDKMPERNEVSWNCLISGYVKAGDLKNAENMFDKMPVKSVVTSTSIISGYAASGDLESARKMFNQMGTKRNVVTWNAMIAGYVNKSQFNEALSLFHFMLLDNKCKPDHITLISILSASSHLGSLENGKWISSYINKNKINLSTPLGNALIDMFTKCGDIENGKSIFNKMSNKCIITWTTMVSGLAVNGKCKEALNFFNKMCDEGIKPDDVMFIAVLSACNHGGMVKEGKSLFHKMVNFYGIKPKIEHYGCLIDLLARKGELHEAIRLIENMDLEANSVIWATVISACKLHGNGELFEYVSKKVLDKEGLNSGYLTLVTNLSSSIGRWEDALRFRLEMREKGIEKIPGCSLIQIGDCVHEFVARDTNHVQRSDIYEILECLNDDLLLECDF comes from the coding sequence ATGGCACGTAAAATGCTCAGGTTCTTGCAGAAGTGCAAAAACACCGATCACTTAAAGCAAACTCATCTCCAGATACTCGTAAATGGCCTCAAAGACAACGACTCTCTATTACACAATCTCATCACTGTTTCGTCCGACCTCATTTCAGTGGATTATGCTTTCAATGTGCTTCAAACTTCGAATTCTCCTGACGTTATTGCTTATAACACAATGATCAAATGCTTCATCGGTCGTGAAAACAACTCTACCGCGTTTAATGCACTGCGTGCTTACAAGCAGATGAGGAGCAGAGCGTTTTTGGTACCACCCAACAGTTTCACCTTCACTTTTCTTCTGAAAACTATCGAGGGTTTGGACGTCGGTAGAATGATTCACGGAGAAGTTTTGAAGATGGGTCTTGACGCTTCCAGTGTGTTTGTTGGAAACACCCTTCTAAATTTCTACGCCAAGTGTGGTAATGATGGTGTTGACTTGGCGTCCaaggtgttcgatgaaatgcctgagAAAGATACCGTGTCTTGGAATACAATGATTGCGATGTATATGGACTGTCAAGAAGTTGAATCCGCTATCAAGTTGTTTGAATCAATGCCAAAAAGAAGCATCGTGACATGGAATTCTGTCATTACAGGGTTAGCAAAGAACGGAAAGATGGAATCCGCACGTTCAGTGTTCGACAAAATGCCTGAGAGAAACGAAGTTTCATGGAACTGTCTAATCTCTGGATATGTCAAAGCAGGTGATTTAAAAAACGCAGAGAACATGTTCGATAAAATGCCTGTAAAGTCTGTGGTAACATCTACATCAATCATATCAGGATACGCTGCATCTGGAGATCTTGAATCAGCAAGAAAAATGTTCAATCAAATGGGCACCAAAAGAAATGTAGTAACTTGGAACGCCATGATTGCAGGATATGTAAACAAAAGCCAATTCAATGAAGCTCTTTCTTTGTTTCATTTCATGTTACTTGATAACAAATGCAAACCTGACCACATCACTTTAATTAGCATCCTCTCTGCTTCTTCTCACTTGGGTTCTCTTGAAAATGGCAAATGGATAAGCTCATACATAAACAAAAACAAGATTAATCTCTCAACCCCTTTAGGAAACGCATTAATAGACATGTTCACAAAATGTGGGGACATCGAAAATGGAAAATCAATTTTTAACAAAATGTCCAACAAATGTATAATCACATGGACAACAATGGTGTCAGGGTTGGCTGTTAATGGGAAATGTAAAGAAGCTTTGAATTTTTTTAACAAGATGTGCGATGAAGGAATAAAACCAGATGATGTCATGTTTATTGCTGTTCTTTCAGCTTGCAACCATGGAGGAATGGTGAAAGAGGGTAAGAGTTTATTCCACAAAATGGTAAATTTCTATGGAATTAAACCTAAAATCGAGCATTATGGATGCTTGATTGATCTTTTAGCTCGAAAGGGGGAGTTACATGAAGCAATTAGGTTAATAGAAAACATGGATTTGGAGGCTAATTCGGTAATTTGGGCTACTGTGATTAGTGCTTGTAAGCTACATGGAAATGGTGAATTGTTTGAGTATGTAAGCAAGAAAGTATTGGATAAAGAAGGTTTAAATTCAGGATATCTGACATTAGTTACAAATTTGAGTTCATCAATTGGAAGGTGGGAAGATGCTTTGAGGTTTAGGTTGGAAATGAGAGAGAAAGGAATCGAAAAGATTCCTGGTTGTAGTTTGATTCAAATTGGGGATTGTGTGCATGAATTTGTTGCTAGAGATACAAATCATGTGCAAAGGAGTGATATTTATGAAATTTTGGAGTGTTTAAATGATGACTTGTTGTTAGAatgtgatttttga